The following coding sequences lie in one Glycine max cultivar Williams 82 chromosome 19, Glycine_max_v4.0, whole genome shotgun sequence genomic window:
- the LOC100819110 gene encoding E3 ubiquitin-protein ligase RHF2A isoform X2, translated as MEGKTEIRMTSAAAFVEGGIQESCDDACSICLEEFCASDPSTVTTCKHEFHLQCILEWCQRSSQCPICWQPISLKDPTSQELFEAVEQERSWRATPSRNAAIFHHPAFGDFELQHLRMNANDADFEERIIQHLAAAATMRRVNQLGRREGQQTRSSPHVHPHFLVFSNQPIAPSSGLDPVSRGENDPTAIPNRSPSAPITSDGNEASQQILHLQTQSSSSASGSPVMATNRQGIYSNDRGSTARSSPVVQDRAESSELQSFSDSLRSRLNAVSMRYKESISKGTRGWKERLFSHSSSMSELGSETRRREMKAGIASVSRLMESLETSENNRAVGTSLSNQNHIEDSSMGGVSNQNNVEASGEKSSHDDNTPAACSASSHLN; from the exons ATGGAAGGCAAGACAGAAATTCGTATGACATCAGCTGCTGCCTTTGTTGAAGGGGGGATTCAAGAATCCTGTGATGATGCTTGCAGCATATGCCTTGAGGAGTTTTGTGCAAGTGATCCTTCGACG GTCACTACCTGCAAGCATGAGTTTCACCTGCAGTGCATTCTCGAATG GTGTCAGAGAAGCTCCCAGTGTCCTATTTGCTGGCAACCTATTAGCTTGAAGGATCCTACTAG TCAAGAATTGTTTGAGGCAGTAGAGCAGGAGAGAAGCTGGAGGGCTACCCCTTCAAGAAATGCTGCTATTTTTCATCACCCAGCCTTTGGTGATTTTGAATTGCAGCAT TTGCGCATGAATGCAAATGATGCTGACTTTGAAGAGAGAATTATTCAACATTTAGCTGCTGCTGCAACGATGAGGAGAGTGAACCAGCTTGGTCGGAGGGAAGGGCAGCAAACTCGTTCATCACCTCATGTTCATCCACACTTCTTAGTGTTCTCTAATCAGCCTATTGCGCCTTCATCAGGTCTTGATCCAGTTTCCAGAGGGGAAAATGACCCAACAGCAATTCCTAATAGAAGTCCATCTGCCCCAATAACATCTGATGGAAATGAAGCATCGCAGCAGATCCTGCACCTTCAAACTCAAAGCTCTTCTTCAGCTTCTGGATCTCCTGTCATGGCTACAAATCGCCAAGGAATTTACTCTAATGATAG AGGCTCTACTGCTCGTTCTTCTCCAGTGGTCCAAGATAGAGCAGAATCATCTGAATTGCAGTCATTTTCTGATTCTCTGCGGTCCAGACTTAATGCGGTGTCCATGAG ATACAAAGAGTCAATCTCAAAGGGCACTAGGGGATGGAAGGAGAGGCTGTTCTCGCATAGTTCTTCCATGTCAGAACTTGGTTCAGAAACAAGGAGGAGAGAGATGAAAGCTGGAATTGCTAGTGTATCCCGATTGATGGAATCCCTTGAAACTAGTGAAAATAATAGAGCTGTGGGTACTTCTTtgtcaaatcaaaatcatatagAGGATAGTTCCATGGGAGGGGTGAGCAACCAGAACAATGTTGAAGCTAGTGGAGAGAAATCTTCACATGATGACAATACTCCAGCTGCATGTTCTGCTAGTTCACATTTAAATTGA
- the LOC100819110 gene encoding E3 ubiquitin-protein ligase RHF2A isoform X1, which produces MHSQNVVEMEGKTEIRMTSAAAFVEGGIQESCDDACSICLEEFCASDPSTVTTCKHEFHLQCILEWCQRSSQCPICWQPISLKDPTSQELFEAVEQERSWRATPSRNAAIFHHPAFGDFELQHLRMNANDADFEERIIQHLAAAATMRRVNQLGRREGQQTRSSPHVHPHFLVFSNQPIAPSSGLDPVSRGENDPTAIPNRSPSAPITSDGNEASQQILHLQTQSSSSASGSPVMATNRQGIYSNDRGSTARSSPVVQDRAESSELQSFSDSLRSRLNAVSMRYKESISKGTRGWKERLFSHSSSMSELGSETRRREMKAGIASVSRLMESLETSENNRAVGTSLSNQNHIEDSSMGGVSNQNNVEASGEKSSHDDNTPAACSASSHLN; this is translated from the exons ATGCATTCCCAG AATGTTGTAGAGATGGAAGGCAAGACAGAAATTCGTATGACATCAGCTGCTGCCTTTGTTGAAGGGGGGATTCAAGAATCCTGTGATGATGCTTGCAGCATATGCCTTGAGGAGTTTTGTGCAAGTGATCCTTCGACG GTCACTACCTGCAAGCATGAGTTTCACCTGCAGTGCATTCTCGAATG GTGTCAGAGAAGCTCCCAGTGTCCTATTTGCTGGCAACCTATTAGCTTGAAGGATCCTACTAG TCAAGAATTGTTTGAGGCAGTAGAGCAGGAGAGAAGCTGGAGGGCTACCCCTTCAAGAAATGCTGCTATTTTTCATCACCCAGCCTTTGGTGATTTTGAATTGCAGCAT TTGCGCATGAATGCAAATGATGCTGACTTTGAAGAGAGAATTATTCAACATTTAGCTGCTGCTGCAACGATGAGGAGAGTGAACCAGCTTGGTCGGAGGGAAGGGCAGCAAACTCGTTCATCACCTCATGTTCATCCACACTTCTTAGTGTTCTCTAATCAGCCTATTGCGCCTTCATCAGGTCTTGATCCAGTTTCCAGAGGGGAAAATGACCCAACAGCAATTCCTAATAGAAGTCCATCTGCCCCAATAACATCTGATGGAAATGAAGCATCGCAGCAGATCCTGCACCTTCAAACTCAAAGCTCTTCTTCAGCTTCTGGATCTCCTGTCATGGCTACAAATCGCCAAGGAATTTACTCTAATGATAG AGGCTCTACTGCTCGTTCTTCTCCAGTGGTCCAAGATAGAGCAGAATCATCTGAATTGCAGTCATTTTCTGATTCTCTGCGGTCCAGACTTAATGCGGTGTCCATGAG ATACAAAGAGTCAATCTCAAAGGGCACTAGGGGATGGAAGGAGAGGCTGTTCTCGCATAGTTCTTCCATGTCAGAACTTGGTTCAGAAACAAGGAGGAGAGAGATGAAAGCTGGAATTGCTAGTGTATCCCGATTGATGGAATCCCTTGAAACTAGTGAAAATAATAGAGCTGTGGGTACTTCTTtgtcaaatcaaaatcatatagAGGATAGTTCCATGGGAGGGGTGAGCAACCAGAACAATGTTGAAGCTAGTGGAGAGAAATCTTCACATGATGACAATACTCCAGCTGCATGTTCTGCTAGTTCACATTTAAATTGA
- the LOC100818575 gene encoding fasciclin-like arabinogalactan protein 15 — protein MSTMDSSSIYGVSHRHFLTLFLLFLLPLHSHSAFSHNSSSSSQINSNSILVALLDSHYTELAELVEKALLLQKLEEAVGNHNITIFAPRNQALERDLDPEFKRFLLEPRNLRSLQTLLMSHILPTRIASHHWPSDDLRHRTLSDHRLHLASKPSGHRTVDSAEILRADDVLRPDGVIHGIERLIVPRSVQEDFNRRRNLAAISAVLPEGAPEVDPRTHRLKKPAPVPAGAPPVLPIYDAMAPGPSLAPAPAPGPGGPKHHFNGERQVKDFIHTLLHYGGYNEMADILVNLTSLATEMGRLVSEGYVLTVLAPNDEAMAKLTTDQLSEPGAPEQIMYYHIIPEYQTEESMYNTVRRFGKVSYDTLRLPHKVLAQESDGSVKFGHGDSSAYLFDPDIYTDGRISVQGIDGVLIPPEEEEERTRRTTPLVKVAAPKPRRGKLMEIACSMFGSFGQVCQ, from the exons ATGAGCACCATGGATTCCTCTTCCATCTATGGTGTCTCACACAGACACTTCCTCACcctcttccttcttttccttctgcCACTCCATTCTCACTCTGCATTCTCTCATAACTCTTCTTCCTCGTCTCAAATTAACTCTAATTCCATCCTTGTCGCGCTTCTCGATTCCCATTACACCGAACTCGCTGAGCTTGTTGAGAAAGCGCTTCTTCTCCAGAAGCTAGAAGAAGCCGTCGGCAACCACAACATCACCATCTTCGCGCCGCGAAACCAAGCCCTGGAACGCGACCTAGACCCTGAATTTAAGCGATTCCTTCTCGAGCCTCGCAATCTTAGGTCGCTTCAGACGCTCTTGATGTCTCACATTCTCCCGACGCGAATCGCCTCTCACCACTGGCCCTCCGACGACCTCCGCCACCGCACTCTCTCCGATCACCGCCTGCATTTGGCCTCCAAGCCCTCCGGCCATAGAACCGTCGACTCCGCCGAGATCCTCCGCGCCGACGACGTCCTCCGCCCCGACGGCGTCATCCACGGCATCGAGCGTCTCATCGTCCCCCGATCCGTACAGGAGGACTTCAACCGCCGCCGCAACCTCGCCGCCATCTCCGCCGTCCTTCCCGAGGGAGCGCCGGAGGTCGATCCCCGTACTCACCGCCTCAAGAAGCCCGCTCCCGTTCCCGCCGGCGCGCCTCCGGTCCTCCCAATCTACGACGCCATGGCACCAGGCCCATCCCTCGCGCCGGCGCCGGCGCCGGGACCGGGAGGCCCGAAGCACCACTTCAACGGCGAGCGCCAGGTCAAGGACTTCATCCACACACTCTTACATTACGGAGGTTACAACGAAATGGCTGATATTCTCGTAAACCTAACGTCTCTGGCCACCGAAATGGGAAGGCTAGTTTCAGAAGGTTACGTTCTCACCGTTTTGGCTCCAAACGACGAAGCCATGGCGAAGTTAACGACGGATCAGTTGAGCGAACCTGGCGCACCGGAACAGATAATGTATTATCACATTATTCCTGAGTATCAAACCGAAGAGAGTATGTACAATACGGTTAGAAGGTTCGGTAAGGTTAGCTACGATACACTGCGGTTACCGCACAAGGTTCTGGCTCAAGAGTCTGACGGCTCCGTTAAATTCGGTCACGGCGATTCCTCCGCCTACCTGTTTGATCCTGATATTTACACTGATGGTAGGATCTCCGTTCAGGGAATTGACGGCGTTCTTATCCctcctgaagaagaagaagaacgcaCTCGCCGCACCACTCCACTTGTTAAGGTTGCTGCTCCTAAACCAAGAAGAg GGAAGTTGATGGAAATCGCTTGTAGCATGTTTGGATCTTTTGGACAAGTCTGCCAATGA